One genomic segment of Pseudobacteroides sp. includes these proteins:
- a CDS encoding MoxR family ATPase, with product MYTKMNTGDIQTICTRIIDEAGKIFVAADKGVLVKILSGFLAGGHILFEDNPGLGKTLLVKVFAKIAGCEWKRIQFTPDLMPADIVGTKVWKGMNSSFEVEKGPIFTNFLLADEINRAMPKTQSALLEAMEEHQVTIEGITYKLGQLFTVMATQNPIEMEGTYPLPEAQMDRFIMKISMGYLDSVEKESEILRRRVLWKKDDPTEDIKSVITRDDILMLQNEAENVYVDENIIKYISEIVRATRKNANVRMGASPRGGLALLKLTRALALINGRNFVIPDDVKHLASNALSHRLMLSVDSILEGITADSVINMILKGVEVPKEYTRGI from the coding sequence ATGTATACCAAAATGAATACTGGGGACATACAGACAATATGCACAAGGATTATTGACGAGGCAGGTAAGATATTTGTTGCAGCGGATAAAGGGGTACTGGTTAAGATATTAAGCGGTTTTTTAGCCGGAGGGCATATACTTTTTGAAGATAATCCAGGCCTTGGTAAAACGTTGCTTGTTAAGGTGTTTGCTAAAATAGCAGGGTGTGAATGGAAAAGGATCCAGTTTACTCCCGACCTGATGCCGGCTGATATAGTAGGTACCAAGGTTTGGAAGGGCATGAACTCCAGCTTCGAGGTTGAGAAAGGTCCTATTTTTACTAACTTTCTCTTAGCGGATGAAATAAACCGTGCAATGCCCAAAACTCAGTCTGCACTGCTTGAAGCAATGGAAGAACACCAGGTAACCATAGAGGGAATTACCTACAAGCTTGGACAATTGTTTACCGTTATGGCCACTCAAAATCCTATAGAGATGGAAGGTACATATCCTCTTCCTGAAGCTCAGATGGACAGGTTTATAATGAAAATTTCCATGGGATACCTTGATTCGGTGGAAAAAGAAAGTGAAATCTTAAGAAGAAGGGTATTATGGAAGAAGGATGACCCTACAGAAGATATAAAAAGCGTTATAACAAGAGATGATATTTTGATGCTTCAGAATGAAGCCGAAAATGTTTATGTTGATGAAAATATTATAAAGTATATTTCGGAAATTGTAAGAGCTACACGAAAGAATGCCAATGTCAGGATGGGAGCAAGTCCTAGAGGAGGATTGGCACTTCTGAAGCTTACCAGGGCTCTTGCCCTTATAAATGGAAGAAATTTTGTTATTCCTGATGATGTGAAGCACCTTGCTTCAAATGCTTTATCACACAGGCTGATGCTTAGTGTTGACAGCATCTTAGAGGGTATAACTGCAGACTCTGTGATAAATATGATATTAAAGGGAGTAGAAGTTCCCAAAGAATATACGAGAGGTATATAA
- a CDS encoding amidohydrolase family protein: MDLPKIIDAHAHIFPEKIAERAVGSIGEFYGITMSCTGTCEDLIDHGKEINVVKYVVNSTATKVEQVEPINSFIADACGRFDCFIGLGTIHPDVKDVEAEINRIISLGLKGIKLHPDFQDFNIDDESALKIYRAAEGKLPILIHMGDEKRTSSRPKRLARVLDMFNDLKIIAAHFGGYSMWDEAIECLVGRDVYFDTSSSLAFMDKTQAENIIKRHGAEKILFGTDYPMWIHKEELERFNKLELDNNEREMILYGNAAGLFNIEEKCV, from the coding sequence ATGGATTTACCGAAGATTATTGATGCTCATGCCCACATTTTCCCGGAGAAAATTGCAGAACGGGCAGTAGGATCTATAGGTGAGTTTTATGGAATAACGATGTCGTGTACTGGTACATGCGAGGATCTTATTGATCACGGCAAGGAGATAAATGTTGTAAAGTATGTTGTTAATTCAACAGCTACAAAGGTTGAGCAGGTTGAGCCTATAAACAGCTTTATTGCAGATGCCTGCGGAAGGTTTGATTGTTTTATCGGACTAGGAACTATTCATCCTGATGTGAAGGATGTGGAAGCAGAGATAAACAGAATTATAAGCCTTGGACTTAAGGGCATAAAGCTGCATCCCGATTTTCAGGATTTTAACATTGATGATGAATCTGCTTTGAAAATATATAGGGCAGCAGAAGGAAAACTGCCGATACTTATACATATGGGGGATGAGAAAAGAACATCTTCAAGGCCAAAAAGGCTTGCAAGGGTTTTGGACATGTTTAATGATTTAAAGATTATTGCTGCTCACTTCGGTGGCTACAGCATGTGGGATGAAGCAATAGAATGTTTAGTGGGTAGGGATGTATATTTTGACACTTCAAGCTCACTTGCTTTTATGGATAAAACCCAAGCAGAAAATATAATTAAAAGGCATGGTGCAGAAAAGATACTTTTCGGTACCGATTACCCCATGTGGATTCATAAAGAAGAGCTGGAAAGGTTCAATAAGCTGGAATTAGATAATAATGAGAGGGAAATGATATTATACGGTAACGCAGCTGGGCTTTTTAATATAGAGGAAAAGTGTGTTTAA
- a CDS encoding glycoside hydrolase family 3 N-terminal domain-containing protein: MKEIYKNPAYSPEERTKDLLSRMTLEEKIGQMCQIDGRENPEFWINERHIGSFLHVRGKEAQRLQDIASKTRLGIPIIFGIDAIHGHGFYSGATVFPSQLGVASSWNPDILKEMAAITAKEVILTGLHWTFSPVICLGRDARWGRVDETFGEDPYLAGILAAAMVKGYQGEKLSDPYSILACAKHYVAHGETVGGRDSTECDIAERKVRSTFLPPFKTAADAGCATFMTAYHAIDGLPCTANKVLLRDILKDEWNLSGFIVTDWDNVGHMHRLQKAAPDMKTSAELAIKAGNDMMMSTPEFYESAIELVKEGTIKEELIDEACRRILETKFRLGLFDHKRNTDFTKARSIIGCAEHKRAAFESALQSIVLLKNENGTLPVSDKVRKIAVIGPNAHDVEAQLGDWTFGPRYYPEKPMLEYNDYDITSVVTILDGIKKRAGDRVEVVYDKGCDMFDESKENIEGAVKLAQQSDMVIAVVGDTVLLNGEVRDRSSLDLTGAQQKLLEALKNTGKPLAVVLINGKPLTVPWIKDNADSIIEAWNPGMEGGNAVAAVLFGDHNPCGKITISFPRNVGQQPVYYNQYPGWHGPARYIDVDPEPLFSFGYGLSYTSYDYSNLKLSTKEIGIDGEIIVSIDVTNTGSIRGTEIVQLYINDIYSSVTTPIKELKGFSRITLNPGETKNVQIKLPVSQLSLIDRQLNRVVEPGEFEIMVGSSSRDCDLIKDIVKVV; the protein is encoded by the coding sequence ATGAAAGAGATTTACAAAAACCCTGCATATTCTCCTGAAGAAAGGACAAAGGATCTTTTAAGCAGGATGACCCTTGAAGAGAAGATTGGGCAAATGTGTCAGATTGATGGAAGAGAAAACCCTGAGTTCTGGATAAATGAAAGACATATAGGTTCTTTTCTGCATGTAAGGGGGAAAGAAGCTCAAAGGCTTCAGGACATTGCCAGCAAAACAAGGCTGGGTATTCCTATTATATTTGGAATTGATGCAATACATGGCCACGGATTTTACAGCGGTGCTACGGTATTTCCTTCCCAGTTGGGTGTGGCTTCCAGTTGGAACCCTGATATATTAAAGGAGATGGCTGCGATAACAGCAAAGGAGGTTATCCTTACCGGATTGCATTGGACATTTTCGCCTGTAATCTGTCTAGGCAGGGATGCAAGATGGGGACGAGTTGATGAGACGTTTGGGGAAGATCCTTATCTTGCGGGTATTTTAGCTGCAGCAATGGTAAAAGGTTACCAGGGTGAGAAGCTTTCCGATCCATACAGCATACTTGCTTGCGCAAAGCACTATGTAGCTCATGGAGAAACAGTAGGGGGAAGGGATTCAACCGAGTGCGATATAGCAGAAAGAAAGGTGAGATCCACTTTTCTGCCGCCTTTCAAGACAGCAGCGGATGCAGGGTGTGCGACCTTTATGACTGCGTACCATGCAATTGATGGACTTCCATGTACTGCAAACAAGGTGCTTTTGAGGGACATTCTTAAAGACGAGTGGAATTTAAGCGGCTTTATTGTGACTGACTGGGACAATGTGGGCCACATGCACAGGCTGCAAAAGGCTGCACCTGATATGAAAACGTCAGCTGAGCTGGCTATTAAAGCAGGGAACGATATGATGATGTCGACACCTGAGTTCTACGAATCTGCAATAGAGCTTGTTAAAGAGGGAACTATAAAGGAAGAGCTTATAGATGAGGCTTGCAGAAGGATACTGGAAACAAAATTCAGGCTTGGACTTTTTGACCATAAGCGAAACACAGATTTTACAAAAGCACGGAGCATAATAGGATGTGCAGAACATAAAAGGGCAGCTTTTGAAAGTGCTTTGCAATCCATTGTATTATTAAAAAATGAAAATGGTACCCTGCCTGTTTCAGATAAGGTGAGAAAGATTGCTGTAATCGGACCTAATGCCCATGATGTTGAGGCTCAGCTTGGAGACTGGACATTCGGGCCGAGATATTATCCTGAAAAACCCATGCTGGAGTACAATGACTATGATATAACCTCTGTAGTTACCATACTTGACGGCATCAAAAAAAGAGCAGGGGATAGGGTGGAAGTTGTATATGACAAGGGCTGCGATATGTTTGATGAGTCAAAAGAAAACATAGAAGGGGCAGTAAAATTGGCACAGCAGTCCGATATGGTAATTGCAGTTGTGGGAGATACTGTGTTATTAAATGGCGAAGTACGTGACAGGTCAAGCCTTGATCTTACAGGTGCACAGCAAAAGCTTCTTGAGGCTTTGAAGAATACCGGTAAGCCTCTTGCTGTAGTGCTTATAAACGGTAAACCCCTTACTGTACCATGGATAAAGGACAATGCAGATTCTATCATTGAAGCCTGGAATCCCGGAATGGAAGGTGGAAACGCAGTAGCGGCAGTACTCTTTGGAGATCATAATCCATGTGGAAAAATTACAATATCTTTCCCAAGAAATGTAGGTCAGCAGCCTGTATACTACAACCAGTATCCCGGATGGCACGGACCAGCCAGGTATATAGATGTGGACCCGGAGCCCCTGTTTTCTTTCGGATACGGACTCTCTTACACAAGTTATGATTATTCCAATTTGAAGCTTTCAACAAAGGAAATAGGAATTGATGGTGAGATCATTGTTTCTATAGATGTAACAAATACCGGGTCAATTAGAGGCACTGAGATAGTACAGCTTTATATAAATGATATTTACAGTTCGGTAACTACTCCAATAAAGGAACTTAAAGGTTTTAGCAGGATAACACTTAATCCTGGAGAGACAAAAAATGTACAAATTAAGCTGCCTGTTTCCCAATTATCACTTATCGATAGACAGTTGAACAGGGTTGTGGAGCCTGGGGAATTTGAAATAATGGTAGGAAGCTCATCTAGAGACTGTGACCTCATAAAGGATATTGTTAAGGTTGTTTAA
- a CDS encoding L,D-transpeptidase family protein translates to MKSKILKGKSAKLLLYPLLISLTAVSVTGYSFGAGTNTQISSKEPISFISSSNKSISIDETLELIKKVPIVDSNLKKLVKNNSLASLKKLGYYKENFKDKNLNSRSALIHFQSNHNMNPTGKWDKKTTDAVLKKLIAPDLSPSDKVSDIPSEGLWLTINKSKNLLTLYKGGKLVKKYPVAVGNPSTLTPSGKFTIVNKIVNPAWGGGGYAKPVNGGSPYNPLGYRWMGLSLKGGSSYGIHGTTDPYSIGTYASHGCIRMFNFDVESLFPQIPMHTKVYIGTAEELAKWGILQEEVTV, encoded by the coding sequence ATGAAATCTAAAATACTTAAGGGAAAGTCCGCTAAGTTGCTGCTATACCCCCTGCTTATTTCGCTCACAGCCGTTTCTGTTACAGGTTATAGCTTTGGTGCAGGCACTAATACGCAAATAAGTTCAAAGGAACCAATATCTTTTATTAGCAGTTCCAACAAGTCTATCTCTATAGATGAGACACTTGAACTTATAAAAAAAGTGCCGATTGTAGATTCCAACTTAAAAAAGCTTGTGAAAAACAATAGTCTGGCATCACTAAAAAAACTTGGCTATTATAAGGAGAACTTCAAAGATAAAAACCTTAATTCCAGAAGTGCCCTTATTCACTTTCAAAGCAACCACAATATGAACCCTACCGGCAAGTGGGATAAAAAAACTACTGATGCAGTTCTTAAAAAACTAATTGCTCCTGATTTGTCACCTTCCGATAAGGTATCCGACATACCATCCGAAGGTCTATGGTTAACAATTAATAAGTCTAAAAACTTATTGACGTTATACAAGGGCGGCAAACTGGTTAAAAAATATCCTGTAGCTGTTGGAAACCCGTCCACACTAACACCGTCAGGTAAATTTACAATAGTTAATAAAATTGTAAATCCTGCCTGGGGCGGCGGCGGGTATGCAAAGCCCGTTAATGGAGGTTCTCCTTACAATCCTTTGGGATACAGATGGATGGGTCTTTCTCTAAAGGGCGGGTCATCCTATGGTATACATGGTACAACCGATCCATACTCTATCGGTACATATGCTTCACATGGCTGCATAAGGATGTTTAATTTTGATGTAGAAAGCCTTTTCCCGCAAATACCTATGCATACAAAGGTATATATCGGTACCGCAGAAGAGCTTGCAAAGTGGGGAATCCTCCAGGAAGAAGTAACGGTATGA
- a CDS encoding HAMP domain-containing sensor histidine kinase: MRSIRTRLVANFMFVIIITVLILEILLINVIKQNYYVSREGFLVSQIKLCSDIYLRYYSDTSLYENVLNDVDTFWKPIKAQVQIIDLTGKVKMDSIGVTPEDLSAKKDVKEALDGSIGTWVGKVDYTDEEVMAVSCPLKSGTETVAVLRLIATLDDINRDVGKITKIFIFIGIAVIMICGLLSVLLANSIVEPLKEITGVAEKMSLGDYKIKSIKKNDDEIGRLSDTLNHMAEEILKKEQLKNDFISSVSHELRTPLTSIKGWAVTLKVGNPEDRELIMDGLEIIEKESDRLTSMVEELLDFSKYVSGKLQIVNREVSLKDLLEYLEIQLVPRAERENVEFSVTQSENLPNIFSDENRLKQIFINILDNAFRFTPPGGKIDFNTHCEEGKVIFSIKDSGCGISQEELPKVKERFYKGKNEKSRNGIGLSICDELVTCMGGTLSIKSELGSGTEVTVIMPVAGGVA, translated from the coding sequence ATGAGGAGTATAAGAACCAGGTTGGTTGCAAATTTCATGTTTGTAATTATAATAACGGTCTTGATTTTAGAAATTCTTCTTATTAACGTTATAAAGCAAAACTACTATGTCAGCCGTGAAGGTTTTTTAGTCAGCCAGATAAAGCTGTGTTCGGATATCTATCTTAGGTATTATTCCGATACATCGCTGTATGAAAATGTTTTGAATGATGTTGATACATTCTGGAAGCCCATAAAGGCACAGGTTCAGATTATTGATCTTACTGGCAAGGTGAAAATGGACTCAATCGGTGTTACCCCTGAAGATTTATCTGCGAAAAAAGACGTAAAAGAGGCTTTAGACGGAAGTATAGGGACCTGGGTTGGAAAGGTTGATTATACCGATGAGGAGGTTATGGCAGTATCATGTCCCCTGAAGTCGGGCACTGAGACGGTCGCAGTTTTACGGCTTATAGCTACATTGGATGATATAAACAGGGATGTAGGAAAGATAACTAAAATTTTTATATTTATCGGTATTGCCGTAATAATGATTTGCGGCCTTTTGAGTGTGCTGCTGGCAAATTCTATTGTCGAGCCGCTTAAGGAGATTACCGGGGTTGCGGAAAAGATGTCCTTAGGGGATTATAAAATAAAGAGTATTAAAAAGAATGACGATGAAATCGGAAGACTTTCCGATACATTAAACCATATGGCGGAGGAAATACTAAAGAAGGAGCAGCTTAAGAACGATTTTATATCATCGGTATCCCATGAACTCAGGACCCCTCTTACATCAATAAAGGGATGGGCAGTTACGTTGAAGGTGGGCAATCCTGAGGACAGAGAGCTTATTATGGATGGGCTTGAAATAATTGAAAAAGAAAGCGACAGACTTACTTCTATGGTTGAGGAGCTTCTTGATTTTTCGAAATACGTTTCGGGAAAATTGCAGATTGTTAACAGGGAGGTCAGCCTGAAGGATCTTCTCGAATACTTGGAAATCCAGCTTGTACCGCGAGCAGAGAGGGAAAATGTTGAGTTTTCTGTTACCCAAAGTGAGAATCTACCCAATATTTTTTCCGATGAAAACAGGCTAAAGCAGATTTTTATAAATATACTTGATAATGCATTCCGCTTTACTCCTCCAGGGGGTAAGATTGATTTTAATACACATTGTGAGGAAGGTAAGGTTATATTCTCAATTAAGGATTCCGGATGCGGAATTTCACAAGAAGAGCTTCCGAAGGTAAAAGAGAGGTTTTATAAAGGCAAAAATGAAAAATCAAGAAACGGGATAGGACTTTCCATATGTGATGAATTGGTAACATGTATGGGAGGCACCTTAAGTATAAAAAGCGAGCTTGGAAGCGGCACTGAGGTAACTGTTATCATGCCAGTTGCAGGAGGTGTGGCATAA
- a CDS encoding DUF58 domain-containing protein, which yields MVLPDPVVKMIKLFCWILLIGVFFANTIIIMLSFIPFMFAAIGLLIKQPSKINIERHYSKDRVFSGEIIEICLDIEAQDGIGIIEISEILPRHFEVIEGSNYKVLWKGMGILKCRLVYKFRCTTSGTYHIGNAAIKVSHCIYGHVHSSMERSAKIIEVSPRIFDTTKAKSISNFSKIPMPLGNISNMGMSTLEFKEIRQYCYGDSFKLINWKATARNLNKGGYWPIVNDYEKEGKKSVWIYLNISKSMGMGSNIMNSLEAGLEAANSLVDFYLKQNAFVAFGTYNDMQEFIYPGSGQKHYIKILKTILRCSSNIGAVRRTDNRSISLKEAIISNKKYLSGSEPLFIIVTRYYDKFYDSLSEGIDEMSKYASYRKGVYKIMIVNIIGYGMAANSDLEKLTAQLQHLKDYKSIQRLRKKCIWIDWDPSQTSFSKALMSQVVGI from the coding sequence ATGGTGCTGCCGGATCCGGTTGTGAAAATGATAAAGCTATTTTGCTGGATTTTGCTGATAGGTGTGTTTTTTGCCAATACAATAATTATCATGCTGTCCTTTATTCCGTTTATGTTTGCTGCTATAGGGCTTTTGATAAAGCAGCCTTCAAAGATTAATATTGAAAGACACTATTCTAAAGACAGGGTTTTTTCCGGAGAAATCATTGAAATATGCCTTGATATAGAGGCTCAAGACGGTATTGGAATTATAGAAATTTCGGAAATACTCCCAAGGCACTTTGAGGTGATTGAGGGCTCCAATTATAAAGTACTCTGGAAGGGAATGGGTATACTGAAATGCAGGCTGGTATATAAATTTAGATGTACTACCTCGGGTACTTATCATATTGGAAATGCAGCGATAAAGGTATCTCACTGCATCTATGGACATGTTCACAGCTCTATGGAAAGAAGTGCAAAGATCATTGAGGTCAGCCCTAGGATATTTGATACAACCAAAGCAAAAAGTATTTCAAATTTCAGTAAAATACCAATGCCGTTAGGAAACATTTCAAATATGGGAATGTCTACCCTTGAATTTAAAGAAATCAGGCAGTACTGCTACGGTGATTCATTCAAGCTTATCAATTGGAAGGCTACGGCACGAAATTTAAACAAGGGTGGATACTGGCCAATTGTAAATGACTATGAAAAAGAGGGGAAAAAATCTGTATGGATTTACCTTAATATATCAAAAAGTATGGGTATGGGTTCTAATATTATGAATTCATTGGAAGCAGGGCTTGAGGCAGCCAATTCACTAGTGGATTTTTATCTCAAACAAAATGCTTTTGTAGCTTTTGGTACGTACAATGATATGCAGGAGTTTATATACCCTGGTTCAGGACAAAAGCACTATATCAAAATACTTAAAACAATATTAAGGTGTAGTTCAAATATTGGAGCAGTAAGAAGGACGGATAACAGGTCAATTTCATTAAAAGAGGCGATAATTTCCAACAAAAAATATTTGTCGGGATCGGAGCCGTTATTCATAATAGTAACAAGGTACTATGACAAGTTTTATGATTCGTTGTCTGAAGGAATAGATGAGATGTCAAAGTATGCATCTTATAGAAAAGGAGTCTATAAAATAATGATTGTTAACATAATCGGGTATGGGATGGCTGCCAATTCCGACCTGGAAAAATTGACTGCACAATTGCAGCACCTTAAGGATTATAAAAGCATACAAAGGCTGAGGAAAAAATGCATATGGATCGATTGGGATCCTTCGCAAACCAGCTTTTCAAAAGCCCTGATGAGTCAGGTGGTAGGTATATGA
- a CDS encoding response regulator transcription factor encodes MKMENVKVLVVEDESSIRKFININLERSGFEVIEAESGEEGLKKLVECGPEVVVLDIMLPGIDGFEVCRRIRDEKSDAVVIMLTAKGQDMDKIVGLELGADDYMVKPFNPLELVARIRANLRRISKSPEDSKNIIATGRIKLDITAQKFCKNGIDVELTPREFAIVKVFMESQGKAFSRDELLNHIWGRNYFGDIKTVDVHIRRLREKIEDDPSDPKLIETVWGFGYRWRKAE; translated from the coding sequence ATAAAAATGGAAAATGTCAAGGTGCTTGTTGTTGAGGATGAAAGTTCTATAAGGAAGTTTATAAACATAAATCTTGAAAGAAGCGGATTTGAAGTAATAGAAGCCGAGTCGGGAGAAGAAGGACTTAAGAAGCTGGTAGAGTGCGGCCCTGAGGTGGTTGTATTGGATATTATGCTGCCGGGTATTGACGGCTTTGAGGTCTGCCGGAGGATTCGGGATGAAAAGTCCGATGCGGTGGTTATTATGCTGACTGCTAAGGGACAGGACATGGATAAAATTGTAGGCCTTGAGTTAGGTGCTGACGATTATATGGTAAAGCCCTTCAACCCTCTTGAACTGGTTGCAAGGATAAGGGCCAATCTTAGAAGGATCAGTAAGTCGCCGGAGGACAGTAAAAACATAATTGCTACAGGAAGGATAAAGCTTGACATTACAGCCCAGAAGTTTTGTAAGAATGGTATTGATGTTGAGCTTACGCCCAGGGAGTTTGCCATTGTGAAAGTATTTATGGAGAGCCAGGGCAAAGCTTTCAGTCGCGATGAGCTCTTGAACCATATTTGGGGAAGGAATTATTTTGGTGATATAAAAACGGTGGATGTCCATATCAGAAGGCTGCGTGAGAAGATTGAGGATGACCCGTCGGATCCAAAACTCATAGAAACGGTTTGGGGATTCGGATATCGGTGGCGGAAGGCGGAATAG